In Zingiber officinale cultivar Zhangliang chromosome 11B, Zo_v1.1, whole genome shotgun sequence, a single window of DNA contains:
- the LOC122035065 gene encoding SPX domain-containing membrane protein OsI_21475-like isoform X3, with the protein MVQDPVICLIQALVEKLTRSTNFLKFLGQHALIQEAEEHVDERRYHFVSLLLNLVNTLLYMVNTYIIVPTADDYSMSLGAAATVCGIIIGSMAVAQVFSSVYFSAWSNKLYFRPLVFSSIVLFLGNVLYALAYDLNSLTILLIGRLMCGTNKELVLYTSTITLFFRTTMNGKKGNIIQIDICLPSNSTPQSESMKKSTKDHNGKATIPMRKLMREVWEFAREDTDRATFSLKVGLACLLVSLLILIQAPDQVFATNFILEKVGMKKKTSEKEESNEILQVEDCDGTWVDNN; encoded by the exons ATG GTGCAAGACCCTGTCATTTGCTTAATACAAGCATTAGTGGAAAAATTGACTCGCTCTACAAATTTCTTGAAATTCTTGGGACAACATGCACTTATCCAAGAAGCTGAGGAACATGTTGATGAGAGAAGATATCACTTTGTGTCACTTCTTTTGAACTTGGTtaatactttactttatatggtcAACACTTATATCATTGTGCCAACTGCTGATGACTACTCGATGAGCCTTGGAGCTGCTGCAACAGTTTGTGGGATCATTATTGGCTCTATGGCTGTAGCACAAGTTTTCTCTTCAGTTTATTTTAGTGCATGGTCTAACAAGTTATACTTCAGACCTCTGGTATTTAGCAGCATCGTACTCTTTTTGGGCAACGTTCTCTATGCATTGGCCTATGATCTCAACTCCTTGACGATTCTTCTCATAGGTCGACTTATGTGTGG CACCAACAAAGAGCTAGTTTTATATACATCAACAATCACCCTATTCTTCAG AACTACAATGAACGGAAAGAAAGGTAACATTATTCAGATAGACATTTGCTTGCCGTCAAACTCAACACCACAATCAGAAAGCATGAAGAAATCTACCAAGGATCATAATGGCAAAGCCACGATACCAATGAGGAAATTGATGAGGGAAGTGTGGGAGTTTGCCAGAGAGGACACAGACAGGGCGACCTTTTCCCTCAAGGTTGGCTTGGCTTGCCTCCTCGTCTCCCTTCTCATTCTCATCCAAGCACCTGATCAAGTCTTCGCCACCAACTTCATATTGGAAAAGGTtggtatgaaaaaaaaaacaagtgagaaagaggagtccaatgaaatcctacaagttgaagattgtgatgggacttgggttgataataattaa
- the LOC122035065 gene encoding SPX domain-containing membrane protein OsI_21475-like isoform X2, producing the protein MVVQDPVICLIQALVEKLTRSTNFLKFLGQHALIQEAEEHVDERRYHFVSLLLNLVNTLLYMVNTYIIVPTADDYSMSLGAAATVCGIIIGSMAVAQVFSSVYFSAWSNKLYFRPLVFSSIVLFLGNVLYALAYDLNSLTILLIGRLMCGTNKELVLYTSTITLFFRTTMNGKKGNIIQIDICLPSNSTPQSESMKKSTKDHNGKATIPMRKLMREVWEFAREDTDRATFSLKVGLACLLVSLLILIQAPDQVFATNFILEKVGMKKKTSEKEESNEILQVEDCDGTWVDNN; encoded by the exons ATGGTG GTGCAAGACCCTGTCATTTGCTTAATACAAGCATTAGTGGAAAAATTGACTCGCTCTACAAATTTCTTGAAATTCTTGGGACAACATGCACTTATCCAAGAAGCTGAGGAACATGTTGATGAGAGAAGATATCACTTTGTGTCACTTCTTTTGAACTTGGTtaatactttactttatatggtcAACACTTATATCATTGTGCCAACTGCTGATGACTACTCGATGAGCCTTGGAGCTGCTGCAACAGTTTGTGGGATCATTATTGGCTCTATGGCTGTAGCACAAGTTTTCTCTTCAGTTTATTTTAGTGCATGGTCTAACAAGTTATACTTCAGACCTCTGGTATTTAGCAGCATCGTACTCTTTTTGGGCAACGTTCTCTATGCATTGGCCTATGATCTCAACTCCTTGACGATTCTTCTCATAGGTCGACTTATGTGTGG CACCAACAAAGAGCTAGTTTTATATACATCAACAATCACCCTATTCTTCAG AACTACAATGAACGGAAAGAAAGGTAACATTATTCAGATAGACATTTGCTTGCCGTCAAACTCAACACCACAATCAGAAAGCATGAAGAAATCTACCAAGGATCATAATGGCAAAGCCACGATACCAATGAGGAAATTGATGAGGGAAGTGTGGGAGTTTGCCAGAGAGGACACAGACAGGGCGACCTTTTCCCTCAAGGTTGGCTTGGCTTGCCTCCTCGTCTCCCTTCTCATTCTCATCCAAGCACCTGATCAAGTCTTCGCCACCAACTTCATATTGGAAAAGGTtggtatgaaaaaaaaaacaagtgagaaagaggagtccaatgaaatcctacaagttgaagattgtgatgggacttgggttgataataattaa
- the LOC122035065 gene encoding uncharacterized protein LOC122035065 isoform X1, whose protein sequence is MQYQFCFSHTYVQDPVICLIQALVEKLTRSTNFLKFLGQHALIQEAEEHVDERRYHFVSLLLNLVNTLLYMVNTYIIVPTADDYSMSLGAAATVCGIIIGSMAVAQVFSSVYFSAWSNKLYFRPLVFSSIVLFLGNVLYALAYDLNSLTILLIGRLMCGTNKELVLYTSTITLFFRTTMNGKKGNIIQIDICLPSNSTPQSESMKKSTKDHNGKATIPMRKLMREVWEFAREDTDRATFSLKVGLACLLVSLLILIQAPDQVFATNFILEKVGMKKKTSEKEESNEILQVEDCDGTWVDNN, encoded by the exons ATGCAATACCAATTTTGTTTCAGCCATACATAT GTGCAAGACCCTGTCATTTGCTTAATACAAGCATTAGTGGAAAAATTGACTCGCTCTACAAATTTCTTGAAATTCTTGGGACAACATGCACTTATCCAAGAAGCTGAGGAACATGTTGATGAGAGAAGATATCACTTTGTGTCACTTCTTTTGAACTTGGTtaatactttactttatatggtcAACACTTATATCATTGTGCCAACTGCTGATGACTACTCGATGAGCCTTGGAGCTGCTGCAACAGTTTGTGGGATCATTATTGGCTCTATGGCTGTAGCACAAGTTTTCTCTTCAGTTTATTTTAGTGCATGGTCTAACAAGTTATACTTCAGACCTCTGGTATTTAGCAGCATCGTACTCTTTTTGGGCAACGTTCTCTATGCATTGGCCTATGATCTCAACTCCTTGACGATTCTTCTCATAGGTCGACTTATGTGTGG CACCAACAAAGAGCTAGTTTTATATACATCAACAATCACCCTATTCTTCAG AACTACAATGAACGGAAAGAAAGGTAACATTATTCAGATAGACATTTGCTTGCCGTCAAACTCAACACCACAATCAGAAAGCATGAAGAAATCTACCAAGGATCATAATGGCAAAGCCACGATACCAATGAGGAAATTGATGAGGGAAGTGTGGGAGTTTGCCAGAGAGGACACAGACAGGGCGACCTTTTCCCTCAAGGTTGGCTTGGCTTGCCTCCTCGTCTCCCTTCTCATTCTCATCCAAGCACCTGATCAAGTCTTCGCCACCAACTTCATATTGGAAAAGGTtggtatgaaaaaaaaaacaagtgagaaagaggagtccaatgaaatcctacaagttgaagattgtgatgggacttgggttgataataattaa